A single genomic interval of Helianthus annuus cultivar XRQ/B chromosome 6, HanXRQr2.0-SUNRISE, whole genome shotgun sequence harbors:
- the LOC110863982 gene encoding protein FAR1-RELATED SEQUENCE 5-like, which produces MSSSDSADNISKWEERVCINSGRKFFKPKVSGSLTPAVGMLFKSFDEAFAFYQRYALAAGFSARKNTSWKYVGGLVKIRYIVCSKEGFHVSKAIDSGSVENSKKIVRRNRGSKRVGCNSHVKLLLEDNNMFKIYFFEEEHNHIFVEDEDIHFLPAARSIDYVKESFISGLSAINIGPVKAFNIMKTIYGGFGEVGASKVDCKNYRRDLNLYIGEYDAEMVVRRLIRKKECCPGFTCDYVIGEDRRLRGLFWADEQSKKNYTVFGDIFGFDATYKSNKYDLVFVPFTSIDNHFRNVTFGGALLGSETADSYRWLLRCFVNAFGSEPKVVVTDQDAAMKRAIKDVLPRSRHRLCMWHIWEKLKTKVGPV; this is translated from the exons ATGTCTTCGTCCGACTCTGCTG ATAACATTTCCAAGTGGGAGGAACGTGTATGCATAAACAGTGGAAGAAAGTTTTTCAAACCTAAAGTCAGTGGATCTCTTACACCTGCTGTTGGAATGCTTTTTAAGTCATTTGATGAGGCATTTGCATTTTATCAGAGATATGCACTTGCTGCAGGTTTTTCTGCAAGAAAAAATACCTCTTGGAAATATGTTGGTGGTTTAGtaaaaataagatatattgtCTGTTCAAAAGAAGGATTTCATGTTTCCAAAGCAAtagattctggttcagttgagaaTAGTAAAAAGATTGTTAGACGAAATAGAGGTTCAAAAAGAGTTGGATGCAATTCTCATGTGAAACTATTATTAGAGGACAATAATATGTTTAAAATCTACTTCTTTGAAGAAGAACATAATCATATCTTTGTTGAAGATGAAGATATTCATTTCTTGCCGGCTGCCAGAAGTATCGATTATGTGAAAGAAAGTTTTATATCTGGATTGTCTGCAATCAATATTGGACCTGTTAAAGCGTTCAATATTATGAAAACAATCTATGGTGGTTTTGGTGAAGTTGGAGCTAGTAAAGTTGATTGTAAGAATTATAGAAGGGATTTGAATCTTTACATCGGAGAGTATGATGCAGAAATGGTAGTTAGGCGCCTTATTAGGAAGAAAGAATGTTGTCCTGGTTTCacatgtgattatgttattggtgAAGATAGAAGATTGAGAGGGCTTTTCTGGGCTGATGAgcaatcaaaaaaaaattatacagtGTTTGGTGACATATTTGGTTTTGATGCTACTTATAAATCAAACAA GTATGATTTGGTTTTTGTACCATTTACTAGTATTGATAATCATTTTAGGAATGTCACATTTGGTGGTGCATTACTTGGTTCGGAGACTGCAGATTCGTATAGATGGCTTTTAAGATGCTTTGTTAATGCTTTTGGAAGTGAGCCTAAAGTTGTGGTTACTGATCAAGATGCTGCAATGAAGAGAGCTATTAAGGATGTACTTCCAAGAAGTAGGCATAGGTTATGTATGTGGCATATATGGGAGAAATTGAAGACAAAG GTTGGTCCTGTTTAG
- the LOC110944732 gene encoding protein FAR1-RELATED SEQUENCE 3-like: MTRVVWNDTIIPEDFETEWHSIMSTFGLENHEWLKDMYDLRFDWIPAYYHGEDLAGLMRTTSRCESENYFFGQICNPRCTLVEFFTHFETAMDIQRHEHRRNDHDTRYIECKPWSDFVQYNKEEDGLSINCSCKRFEQFGILCRHIFYVLRYEDISEFPRRYVHRRWTRDVVSMGSNHSNIRFDEIGRNSEIDKVYREIFVANEYVVNRLVGDLDELCRYRDPIKSYIDKADEVMVAAPPPTRKERFADIGGNIEKSDSMIRVPIKTRTKGCGVQKRIKSNREIAIQKSSKIQKSCRVCGGKGHNSRTCKYKVSSNAIGSSNGM; this comes from the exons ATGACTCGTGTTGTTTGGAATGATACTATTATTCCAGAAGATTTTGAAACTGAGTGGCATTCAATAATGTCTACTTTTGGATTGGAAAATCATGAGTGGTTAAAAGACATGTACGATCTTCGATTTGATTGGATTCCTGCTTATTACCATGGAGAGGATTTGGCTGGGCTTATGCGTACTACGTCAAGATGTGAAAGCGAGAATTACTTCTTTGGTCAGATTTGCAATCCAAGATGTACACTTGTTGAATTTTTCACTCATTTTGAGACTGCAATGGATATTCAAAGGCATGAGCATAGGAGGAATGATCATGATACAAGGTATATTGAGTGTAAACCGTGGAGTGACTTT GTGCAATAcaacaaagaagaagatggtttAAGTATAAATTGTTCTTGCAAACGGTTTGAACAATTTGGTATATTGTGCCGCCATATATTTTACGTATTACGGTATGAGGATATTAGTGAGTTTCCTAGAAGATATGTTCATAGAAGATGGACGAGAGATGTCGTTTCAATGGGATCAAATCATTCCAATATTCGATTTGATGAAATTGGTAGGAATAGTGAGATTGATAAAGTTTATAGAGAGATTTTTGTTGCAAATGAGTATGTGGTTAATAGGCTGGTTGGCGATTTAGATGAATTGTGTCGTTACAGGGATCCTATTAAAAGTTATATTGATAAAGCGGATGAGGTTATGGTTGCTGCGCCGCCTCCTACTCGCAAAGAAAGATTTGCTGATATTGGAGGGAACATAGAGAAATCTGATTCTATGATTCGTGTCCCCATCAAAACAAGGACCAAAGGATGCGGTGTACAAAAAAGGATCAAGTCTAATCGTGAGATTGCAATTCAGAAATCATCAAAGATCCAGAAATCGTGCCGTGTTTGTGGTGGAAAAGGACATAACAGTCGAACATGTAAATATAAGGTTTCTTCTAATGCTATAGGTTCTAGCAATGGAATGTAA